One genomic window of Opitutia bacterium includes the following:
- the argA gene encoding amino-acid N-acetyltransferase, which yields MPEEMRQEKMSTGADIKPTDLRGILKYVPRYQDQIFVIAIDGAIVADENFGNILLDVAVLRSLGIKVVIVHGIGRQIEELSALRKVTITDSIGTGVTDAPTLDLAIRAAGRVTHLVLEELSQNNLKAALTNAVRSVPLGILRGVDHQLTGRVDRIDKEFLLQLIGSGVVPVVNPIAFDRDGRPLRVNSDLLAAEIAEVLQATKIIFFSPCRGLEINDTFKQQINVDLLRDLVTKDPEAINEAMRSKAAHAVKAIETGTPRVHLLDGRMMDGLLTEIFSNEGVGTLIHGNEYQQIRLARKGDVRAIYNLTRSAVKREELVFRTQQAIEKNIENFYVYEIDENIIACASVALYPDKSDTAEIGSVYVMPFYHHRGIGRKMIEFGLKLAKERGAAQVVAMSTQAFTFFTSVCGFVEADKDALPDSRLKTYEESGRNSKILVKDLS from the coding sequence ATGCCCGAAGAAATGCGCCAAGAAAAAATGTCCACCGGCGCCGACATCAAGCCCACCGACCTCCGCGGCATCCTGAAATACGTTCCGCGTTACCAGGATCAGATCTTCGTGATCGCCATCGACGGAGCGATCGTCGCCGACGAGAACTTCGGCAACATCCTCCTCGACGTCGCCGTGCTCCGCTCGCTCGGCATCAAGGTCGTCATCGTGCACGGCATCGGCCGCCAGATCGAGGAGCTCTCGGCGCTGCGCAAAGTCACCATCACCGACTCGATCGGCACCGGCGTCACCGACGCCCCGACGCTCGACCTCGCGATCCGCGCCGCCGGCCGCGTCACGCACCTCGTGCTCGAGGAACTTTCGCAAAACAATCTTAAGGCCGCCCTCACCAACGCCGTCCGCTCCGTGCCGCTCGGCATCCTGCGCGGCGTCGACCACCAACTCACCGGTCGCGTCGACCGCATCGACAAGGAATTCCTGCTCCAGCTCATCGGCTCCGGTGTCGTGCCCGTCGTCAACCCCATCGCCTTCGACCGCGACGGTCGTCCGCTGCGGGTAAACTCCGACCTCCTCGCCGCCGAGATCGCCGAAGTCCTGCAAGCCACGAAGATCATCTTCTTCTCGCCCTGCCGCGGCCTCGAGATCAACGACACGTTCAAGCAGCAGATCAACGTCGACCTCCTCCGCGACCTCGTCACCAAGGACCCGGAAGCCATCAACGAGGCCATGCGCTCCAAGGCCGCGCACGCCGTGAAGGCCATCGAGACCGGCACGCCGCGCGTGCACCTCCTCGACGGCCGCATGATGGACGGACTGCTGACGGAAATCTTCTCCAACGAAGGCGTCGGCACCCTGATCCACGGCAACGAATACCAGCAGATCCGCCTCGCCCGCAAAGGCGACGTGCGCGCCATCTACAACCTCACCCGCTCCGCCGTGAAGCGCGAGGAGCTCGTCTTCCGCACGCAGCAGGCGATCGAGAAGAACATCGAAAATTTCTACGTCTACGAGATCGACGAGAACATCATCGCGTGCGCTTCCGTCGCGCTCTACCCGGACAAATCCGACACCGCGGAGATCGGTTCGGTCTACGTCATGCCGTTCTACCACCACCGCGGCATCGGGCGGAAGATGATCGAATTCGGCCTCAAGCTCGCCAAGGAGCGCGGCGCCGCGCAAGTCGTGGCGATGTCGACGCAAGCGTTCACGTTTTTCACTTCGGTCTGCGGCTTCGTCGAAGCCGACAAAGACGCCCTGCCCGATTCGCGCCTCAAGACCTACGAGGAAAGCGGCCGCAACTCGAAGATCCTCGTCAAGGATCTCTCCTGA